Proteins from one Malaya genurostris strain Urasoe2022 chromosome 2, Malgen_1.1, whole genome shotgun sequence genomic window:
- the LOC131427062 gene encoding uncharacterized protein LOC131427062 has translation MAFGIISRVVLILAVKFLLSSACNGGYELIIDRIENCGGDGQVITIDPKSMVKLTEDCKVTSKSTVKTIGFKTANMVVTVSKNGVPVVNEKIDLCASMDDSKNNKDAAEIMSMFGVPDKCPVKAEEIKTNESQAYSLEKYKRHLMVAEGKINVDCQIEHDNGKSCFNIDMQVKKQGGLMG, from the exons atggctttcggtatcATCAGTCGTGTTGTTTTGATTCTCGctgttaaatttttgttgagcaGTGCTTGT AACGGAGGTTATGAATTGATTATCGATCGGATTGAAAATTGTGGAGGCGACGGTCAAGTAATAACGATTGATCCGAAATCTATGGTGAAATTGACTGAGGATTGTAAGGTTACTTCCAAATCGACGGTGAAAacgattggattcaaaactgctAAT ATGGTGGTGACAGTGTCCAAAAACGGAGTACCGGTTGTGAATGAGAAGATCGATCTGTGCGCTAGTATGGACGATTCAAAGAACAATAAGGATGCGGCCGAAATTATGAGCATGTTCGGTGTTCCGGACAAATGTCCAGTGAAAGCCGAAGAAATCAAGACAAACGAGAGCCAGGCGTATAGTTTGGAGAAGTACAAACGGCACCTGATGGTGGCAGAAGGGAAAATTAATGTTGATTGTCAAATTGAGCACGATAAT gggAAAAGTTGTTTCAATATCGACATGCAGGTGAAAAAACAAGGAGGTCTGATGGGTTAA